ACGTAGGTGGATCGGAGCTTCTCCAGCGCCCGGTGCTCCAGGATCAGCTCGATGACGGGATGTTGCCCGCGGAGGGACTCCAGAACGCCCGCGGCGGTCGAGTAATGTCCGCTGGACGTCTTCCGCAGCCCGGCCGTGGGCAGCGCCAGCTTGCCGAAGAGCGCCTCGGAGAGCTGCTGAGTGGAGTTCAGGTTGAAGGAGTAGCCGACCCACTCAAAGATCTGCTCCCGCAGGGCGGATAGGCGTTGCCCGAGCTCCCGAGACATCTCACGCAGCAGATCGACGTCCAGTGCCACGCCCGTCATCTCCATGTCGACCAGGACGGGCACCAGGGGCATCTCCACCTCTCGGAACAGCCGGATAAGCCCCTTCTCCTCCAGTTCGGGCGCCTGCAGATCGACCAGCCGGAGCGTGACATCCACATCGGCGGCTGCGTAGGGCGCTACTTGCGCCACCGGCACCGCATCCATCGTGATCTGCGACTTGCCCTTGCCGATCAGCTCCGTGATCTCCGTCATGGTGACCCCCAGCCGGGTGAAGGCCAGGGCCTTGAGCCCGAGGTTCCGGCTGCCAGGGTTGAGCAGCCACTCGGCGATCATCGTGTCCCAATCCACGCCCTCGATAGACAAGCCGTGCCTTCGCAGGACGGTGATGTCGTAGTTGGCGTTGTGGGCCACCTTCGTCCGGTTTGCATCGGCGAAAATGGCGCTCAGGGCGCCTCGGACCTTCTCCCAAGGCAGCTGGCCTTCCGGCCCTGCCTGATCTGGGAGGTGGCCGATGGGGATGTACGCAGCCTCTCCTTTGGCCCAGGCGATAGCCAGCCCGACCAGGTTGGCCCTCATGGCGTCAGTGGATGTGGTCTCCACATCGAAGGCGATCATGGGGGCGTCCTGCAGTTCTCGGACGATCGCTTGCAGGGATGCTTCCGTCGTAATGACCCTGCCGGATTCCTCCGGGGAGGGCGGGCGATCCGGCGTGCTGGCGCCGAATAGCGGGAGTTGCATCCCCTTGGTGGGAGGCTGGGGGCGGGTGCTGTGCGGGAGCCGGTTGACCAGGCTGTGGAACTCCAGCTCCTGGAAAAGGGCCAGGACCTGATCCCGGTCGAAGTCGCTGGTGCGGCACCGCTCCAGGTCGAGCTCTACCGGCAGGTCGGTGATGATGGTGGCCAGTTGCTTACTGAGGAAAGCCTGGTCCCGATATTGGAGGAGCGCCTCCCGAACCCGCTTGCGGCTGATCTCGTCCAGGTGCTCGTAGATCCCTTCCAGCGATCCGTATTGTTGCAACAGGGTCGTCGCCGTCTTCTGCCCGATGCCCGGGATGCCCGGGATGTTATCCGATTTATCTCCCGTCAGGGCCTTGAGATCGACCAGTTGAGGTGGGTCCAGATGATAGCGCTTGCGGACCGCTTCGATATCGTAGATGACGGTCTTGGGGCGTGGCCCTCCGGGCGTGTACCGGACGACGATATGCTCATCGATCACCTGGAACAGATCTCGATCGCCGGAGCAGATGGTGGCATCCGTCTCCTTCCGCTCAGCCTGACGGGCCAGCGTCCCCAACAGATCGTCCGCCTCGTAGCCCTCGATCTCGAAGATGGGGATATTGAACGCCTCGATGATCTGTCGAATGCGAGGGATCTGCGCGTGTAGGTCATCCGGCATGCGCGCCCGGGTCCCCTTGTACTCCGGCGCGATCTCCTGCCGGAATGAGGGGCCTACGTCGAAGGCCACCGCGATGTAATCGGGGTTCTCCTCCTGCAGGATGCTGAGCAGCATGGAGGTGAACCCGTATACGGCGTTGGTCACCTCTCCCTTAGAGGTGGCCATATCCGCCGGGAGCGCATGATAGGCTCGAAACGCCAGGCTATGGCCGTCGAGCAGAACCAGTTTCGGCATGAAAGGATCCCTTCCGCTGTTGATGTAATCCGCTAGCGCCCGTTTCTCATCGGCTTCCATGTGAGCTTGCCCGCCTCGACCAGGTCCTTGACCGCGGGCAGCTCCAGGATCTTCGCGCTCACCATCCGGCTTCGACCGACCTCCAGGCGCATGCGGCCGGTGGGCAGCTTGAGCGCCAGGTTCTCGTCAGACGCGTTGGTGAGGATGATGACGTCCTTCGGATTCGGCTTCCATGTGGGACCGATGGGCTTGCGATCGGGCATCTTCCTGCTCCTTCGGACAGACGAGATGGGTGTTCCACTCTCATTCTACTCTTGGGCTCGCGGATGGTCAAGGGACGCTTCGGATGTGCATGCTAAGAGAAAGGGGTAGCTGGCGGTATGGACCTCAGCTACCCCTTTGCCCCTGTGGAGATAGGGTGGGCTCACGGCCAGAGCAGCGATTTCTCCGTTTGGGGATCGAATAGCTGGAGCTTCTCCATATCGAATCGCAGGGTGACCTGATCGCCGATATCGCCCTCAAAGGAGGATGGGGCCAACACTTGCAGCCTGGAGCCTCCCACCCGGCAGTCCAGGAGATCGTCTCGCCCCAGTGGCTCGATCATGTAGATCTCCGCCTGCACGCCGCCTTGGGGGTCCAGATACACGTCCTCCGGTCGGATCCCCAGGAGCACTTGCTGGGGCGCGTTGCGCTCTCGCAATAGGGCCGCGGTGGCATCCGGCAGGCGCAAGGAGAACCCATCTCCGGCAACGATGAGTCCGTCGCCGTCGGACTGAAGGGTGGCGTTCAGGAAATTCATGGGCGGATTGCCGATGAACTCGGCCACGAACAGGTTGGGGGGATGGTTATAGATGTCGTCGGGCGTCATGAAGGCCTGCAGGTGTCCCTGCTTCATCACGGCGATGCGGTCGGCCATCGTCATGGCTTCCACCTGGTCGTGGGTGACGTAGATGGCCGTGATGCCCAGGTCCTTTTGGAGGCGCTTGATCTCCCCCCGCATGCTGACTCGTAACTTCGCGTCCAGGTTGGAGAGGGGCTCATCGAACAGCAGGATGTCGGGCTCCTTGGCCAGGGCCCGGCATAGGGCCACGCGTTGTTGCTGCCCGCCGGACAGTTGGGCCGGCTTTCGGTCCATCAGGTCGCTGATCTGCATCATCTCCGCCACCTTGCGAGCCCGCTCCATCCGCTCGTTTCGAGGGAGCTTTTTCAGCTCGAGTGGGAAGGTGATGTTCTGCAACACGGTCATGTGCGGGTATAGCGCGTAGCTCTGGAACACCATGCCGATGTTGCGGTCCTTGGGAGGCAGATCGTTCACAATTCGGTCGCCGAAGTAGATGTATCCGGAGGTCGGCTTGTAGATACCGGCTACCATCAGCAGGGTGGTCGTCTTGCCACAGCCGCTTGGCCCGAGTAGCGAGACGAACTCCCCGTGCTCGATCTCCAGGTCGAGGTCGTTGACGGCCACAACGGAGCCGAATTCCTTGCGTAGGTCTTTCAGAAGTACCCGCATTTTCCTCTCCTCATCCCTTGACGCCGCCGAAGGAGACCCTCAGCAGTGATTTCTGTGTGAATAGGAAGAACAGCAAGGGTGGGATCATATAGAACAGGGCGGCTGCGGACAGCAGCCCGTAGTCCACGAATTTGAAATCGCCGATCAGTTGCTTGACATAAAGAGATAGCGTGTAATTCTTTTGCTCGAAGATGAAGGTGAACAGATACAGGAACTCCGACCATCCGGCCAGGAAGGCGAAGATGGCCACGGAGGCGATGCCCGGCTGGATCACGGGCAGGATCACCCGTCGCCATGCCTGCAGCCGGCTGCACCCGTCCACGTAAGCAGCCCACTCGATGTCCCACGGGATGTCATCGAAGAAGCCCTTTACGATCCAGGCCGCCATGGGGATCTCCAGGGCGGATTTGACGAACACCACCCCCCAGATGCTGTTCAGGCCGAAGATGGGGCCGATGACCGGGATCTTCCAGATGGTGTAGAGGATGTAGTAGATGGCGATCAGAAGCGTCACGCCGGGGAAGGCGTGCAGGAGGATCGTCAGCCGTGTGAGCTGGGTGCGGCCCCGGAATTGGAGCCGGGAGAGGGCGAAGCCGGACAGCGTGCTCACCAGGACGACCAGGAAAGTGACCCCCCCGGCGAAGAGTACGGTGTTGATCACCACGGGCCAGATGCTGGAGTACGTCCTCGCCCCGATGGTGACCTCGCTCCATAGGAACCGCCAGTTTTCCAGGGTGATGTGTTCCGGGATGAATCCCAGGAGCACCCGGGTGCTGATGGATTGCATGAAGAGCCAGATGTACATCACCACGATGGGGACCGAGACGCCAACGATCAGAGCATATGCCAGGATGCGGCCCGCCCGGGTTCGTATGCGCTCGCGCAGCGGCACTTTCGCCACGATCCCCACGGGGGCAGCGGATGCGATCGTCTCTTGTGCGCCCATGTATCTTCCTCCGCTTTCAGGTGCCCACCTTCGTGGGCTCCATCATTCGCTCGAAGCCGAACAGCCGGAGCATGATCAGCGTCAGGGTCACGCCCACGATCACCAGGATCAGGGCGATGGAGGCCCCGTAACCGAATTGCAGGCTGGAAAAGGCCCGGTGGTACGCGTTCAATGCCCAGACCTCGCTCTTGTAGAAGGGGCCACCGTCGGTGAGCAGCAGGATGTAGTCATAGGAGGCCAGCAGCGAGAGCGTCTGCCAGATGGTCAGGAACATGATCGGCCATTTAAGCAGTGGGATGATCAATCGGCGTACGATGGCCAGATCCGATGCGCCGTCCACCCGGGCCGCCCGGATCAGGTCGATCGGGATGGATTTGATGGCGGCGGAGAAGACGATCATCCCAAAGGAGGCGCCGATGACCCCGTTCACCAGGATCACAATGGGCATGGGGTGTCTCGCCAGCCATGCCTGAGGCGGATAGCCGAGCAGGCTCCGTATCTGGTTGATCAGCCCCACGTCGGTGGGGGACACGAACCATTGCCACATGAGCACATAGATGACGGGAGGCGTCATGCGTGGCAGGAGCCAGATGGAGCGGAAGACCAGCCCGACGTTCTCGCGTTCCACAAAGTAGGTGGTCAATAAGGCCAGGAAGAACCCGAATAGGACGTTGAAGAGACAGGTGGAGACCACGTAAATGAGGGTATTGCGGGCGATCTTAGGGATGATCGGGTCTGCGAACAGACGCCGGAAGTTCTCCAATCCGACGAACTCCCATTGCATCTTGCTGTCCATGCCCGTAAAGGACAGGGCCGTGGTGAGGACCACGGGCAGAAAGAAGTACGTGGTGACGAGGAACAGAAAGGGGCCCAGGAACACCGTGTACACGGCCAGGCCTCGCAATCGCGCCAGGAGCGATCGTGGCCGCTCCTCAAAGGTCTCTATCGTCATGACTTCGCTGGTCAATCTATGCCTCCTTGTGTCTCCCCGCGTCTCCCGTGAGCCGGTAAGCGGATTGGGAGGGGATCGCCCAGGATGTGATCCTGAGTGGCACGGCACGGAGTGGTGACATGGACCCTGTTAGAGGAGAGGTGGCGATCTCACGCACAAATTCCCCTCGCGTGCTCGGGTCACATGATAACGGGATGGATTGTCGATGGAGCGAATGAGATCTGCTGAGGACAAGATGCGCCTGTTCCCCCGGATCGGGGAACTGGGCTGCGGGGGAACAGGCGCGAGAGATATCCGTCAACACGGCTGGCCTATTCTACGATGATCAGCTCGTCGCCCAGGGCGGCCTGCAGCTCGCTCTTCAGGAACTCCAACGCCTCTTCCGGCGTGAGCTCGCCCAGCTCCACACCCTGGATCGTGTTGTACCAGATCGTCAGGTAGTCATTCCACTGCGGATGCGCGGGCATGAAGCTGGTGTACTCCAGGTACGGCGTGACGCTGCTGGTGAACTCATCCGCTTTGTACGCCTCGACCTCGAGGGCCGCCTTGCGCCAGGCCAGATGCCCGCTCTCCAGCGCGTGCTTGACCACCAGGTCGGGGCTGGACGCCTCGGCGATCACCTGGAAGGCGACGTCGGGGTACTGGCAGGACGAGGAGATCATGTAGACGTAGGGGTTCGAGCTGGTGACGGGCTTGCCGCCCTTCTCGGCCGCCGGATAGAGCATGACCCCGAAGATCTTCTTCATATCCTCGGAGGTCCACTTGCCCTGGCCGTAGTCCACACGCTGGTACTCGGCCCAGTGCCAGGTGCCGCCGAACCAGAAGAGGGTCTCGCCCTTGACGACTGCCGGATGGATGCCGTCACGCCAGCCGTAGCTGGTGATCTCGGGCGGGGTGACCTTGGCCACCTGGGCGATGTTGTAATGGAACTCCAGGTTGCCCAGCGCTGCCGACTCGTCCAGCACCAGCTTCCCGGTGTCCGGATCCTGGAGGATGCCGCCGTATGCCAGATATGGATGGAGGAACGTGTTCCCCTTGCTGGGCCGGTGGTAGATGCCCCACTTGGTGACGCCCTTGTCCACCGACTCCTTGGCTACGGCGATCAGGTCGTCCAGCGTGAACTCGCCGTCCATGACCTTCTGCGGCAGGGCCTCGATCTCCTCATCGCTCCAGCCCAGCTCTTTGAGCTTGTCCTTGCGATAGAATACGACCCGAACCTCCGTGTCCTGGAGCACGCCGTATCGCTTGCCCTTCCACGTCACGGCCTTCCAGAGGGCCTCGAAGGTGTCCCCGAAGACGTCCGGGTACTGCTCGATGTACTCGTCAACCGGGATGATGTAGCCAGCTTCCGCCCACTCCGGGATCTCGGTGTATGCGGAGGCCCGGATGCAGGGCGCCGTTCCAGCCTGGGAGGCCAGGACGAACCGCTGGCGGAATCCATCCATATCCCCGGCCGTCTCGAACTCGGAGACCTCGAGGATGATCCGCTCATCCTTCCCCTCCGCCTTGAACTTCTTGTTCAGGCGGCCGGCCGCCTCCTGCAGATTGGTCACTCGCGTGATGTCAGACGGGCCACCGTAGCCCATGGCCTTGATCACGATGTCTCCAGGGCGGACGGCAGGGGTCGGAGTAACCACGACCTCCACTGGCTTCTCTACCACCTTCTCGACGACCTTGGTGACCACGACCGTCTCTTTGACCACCTTCTCCACGACTTCCGGGGTGGGCGTGGCACAGGCCGTCACGAGGCTCAGGGTAACAACCAGCGCGACCGTGAGCCACAACCATGTGCGCTTGGACATGATGAATCACCTCCTTTTCCTTCTGCATGGAATGGCCGAAATGCTTTCCGTGGCTCACAACGGATTAGGATGTGATCGCCACGGGCGCGTGTAAGCCCGGTGAGCCCTGGCTTTCTTTTGCGGTATCACCCCCCTTCATCGTGTGATGTTCATCCATCACGATGTCCATGGGGACCCTCCGTGATTGGGGGACCGGTTCATTCAGTTATGGGATGGTTTTGGATAACTCGGGAAGCGAATCACCCGATGTGTCTCGGCTATCGCTTCAAGAGGTAGCACATACGTGAATGGTTGGCGTGAAGACTTGATCCTCTTTAGGCGTGAATACGCCCCTCTCACATCACGTGAATCAGGTTGCGCTACCCTTCAAGATGATGCTGTGGATACGGGTGGTAAAACGCGATCGCATCGGAGTCATGCGATTTGTACGTCTATTTTACCAGAATTGTCCCGGTTGTGCAAACGTTTGCTCACTTTTTGATCCCTCAAACGGAGCGTCCGATCCGTTTGTATCTTAAAAATCCTGCTTCTTTTATCGTCCGGCTTGGGAGGCCAGAATGGGCTGTGGTATAATCGTGGTGACGGGCGAGCGAACGCCTGTTCTGTATCTCTTGTCTGCTATGGGCCCTTCTCCGTCGGATGGCATCGCGTTACGCCGTCCGTAAAGGGAAGAGCGCTCACACCGGAAACCACGTGCGGGATTGTCCCTGTAGATCTGTGACGATATCGTGACATGGAGCGGCTGATGGCTTCTGACTTCGTTCATCTCCACGTGCACAGCGAGTTCTCCCTTCTGGATGGGCTGAGTCGAATCCCGGAGTTGGTGCAGCGGGCCAAAGAGCTGGACATGCCGGCCCTGGCTCTGACCGATCACGGCACCATGTATGCGACGATCCAGTTCTATCGCGCCTGTAAGGGCGCCGGTATCCGGCCGCTGATCGGCGTGGAGGCGTATCTGGCCGAGCGGCGCATGGAGGATCGTGATCCGCAGATCGACAGCAAGCGCTACCATCTGCTGCTGTTGGCCCAGAACCAGACGGGTTATCAGAATCTGCTCAAGATCTGTTCGGCGGCTCAGCTCAGGGGATTCTACTATAAGCCCCGTATCGATCGGGAGTTCCTGGCGGAGCATTCGGAGGGGCTGATCTGCACGTCCGGTTGTGCCGCCGGCGAGATCCCCCGGCTGCTGGAGGAGGGGCGGGAGGAGGAGGCGATCCGAAGGCTCTCCTGGTACCGGGATGTGTTCGGCCCGGACCGCTTCTTCCTGGAGCTGCAGGACCATGATATCCCGTGGCTGCACGAGTTGAACGGCAAGCTGTTGGAGTTCAGCCGCAAATTCGATCTCAAGCTGGTGGCCACGAACGACGTGCATTACGTGTATGCCGACCAGTGGCAGGCGCATGATGTCCTCCTCTGCATCCAGACGGGCTCTCTGGTCAACGACCAGGAGCGCATGCGCATGAGCGACAACAGCTACTACCTGCGCTCGGCGGAGGAGATGGCGCAGATCTTCCGGCATGTGCCGGAGGCACTGAAGAACACCCGGCTCATCGCCGAGATGTGTGAGGTGGATCTGGACCCCAAAGGCTATCACCTGCCGATCTTCGATGTCCCGGAGGGGTTCACGGCCGAAAGTTATCTTCGTCATCTGGTGGAGGAGGGGATCCGCCGTCGCTATGGGGAGCGGGCGGATGACCCGGAGGTGCAGGCCCGCAAGGAACACGAGCTGAAGATCATCCACCAGATGGGATTTGATACCTACTTCCTCATCGTGTGGGACCTGTGCCGGGCCGCCCGGGAGCGAGGGATCTGGTGGAATGTCCGAGGCTCGGGTGCCGGGTCCATTGTGGCGTATGCCATCGGCATCACCAACCTGGATCCGCTGGCGCACAATCTGATCTTCGAGCGCTTCCTGAACCCTGGCCGTGTTTCCATGCCGGATATCGACCTGGACTTCCCGGACGATCGCCGGGCAGAGATGCTGGAGTACACCGTGCAGAAGTACGGCCAGGAGAACGTCGCCCAGATCATCACCTTCGGGACCATGGGGGCCCGTGCGGCGGTGCGGGATGTCGGCCGGGCGCTGGATATCCCGTTGCCAGAGGTGGATAACGTCGCCAAGCTCATCCCCTCCATCCCCGGCAAGCCGATCACCATCAAGGAGGCGCTGGAGCAGGTGCCGGACCTCCGGCAGATCTATGAGGAGGTCGACTATCTGCGTGAGCTCCTGGACACGGCGATGCAGTTGGAGGGGGTGGCCCGCCATGCCTCCACCCATGCGGCGGGAGTGATCATCTCGGATCGGCCGTTGGTGGAGTATTGCCCGCTGCATCGTCCCACCAAGGGAGACGACGAGGGAGGCATCGGCGTCGTGACCCAGTGGGATATGGGCATCTGTGAGTCCATGGGGCTGCTCAAGGTGGATTTCCTGGGGCTTTCGACGCTGACCATCATGCGCAAGGCGTGTGAGCTCATCAAGGAACGGCATGGCGTGGAGTTCGATCTGACCAATATCCCCGTGGAGGACGAGGAGGCTTACAAGCTGCTGGCACGGGGGGAGGTGGCCGGGATCTTCCAGGTGGAAGGTGCGGGCATGCGTCGGGTGCTCATGTCCATGCAGCCCAAGAAGTTTGAGCATATCGTGGCCACTATCTCCCTGTATCGCCCGGGGCCCATGGAGTACATCGATACGTACATCCGCCGTATGCATGGCGAGGAAGAGGTGACGTATCGGCATCCGAAGCTGGAGCCGATTCTGGCGGAGACGTATGGCATCATCGTGTATCAGGAGCAGATCATCCGGATCGCCTCGGAGCTGGCAGGGTACAGCCCGGGCGAGGCGGACATGATCCGCAAGGCCGTGGGCAAGAAGATCAAGGCGAAGATCCTGGAGCACCGGGAGAAGTTCGTCAAGGGCGCCGTCGAGCGCGGCATTCCCCAGGACGTCGCAGAAGGCATCTACGACGATATCGAATACTTCGCCCGGTACGGGTTCAACAAGGCCCACGCGGCTGATTATGCGGTCATCACCTGTCAGACGGCCTATCTGAAGGCCCATTATCCGGTGGAGTACATGACCGCTCTGCTCACCGTTGAGCGGCATAACACGGACAAGATCGGCTTCCTGGTGGCTGAATGTCGTCGCATGGGTATCGAGGTGCTGCCGCCCGATGTGAACCATAGCGATCTGGACTTCGTCATCGAGGATCGGGTGGATGACCAGGGGCGGCCGAATCCCGCCATCCGCTTTGGCCTGGGGGCGATCAAGAATGTGGGCGAGGGCCCCGTGCAGGTCATTCTGGAGGCGCGCCGGGCCGGTGGCCCGTTCACCTCGCTGGATGACTTCTGCCAGCGAGTCGATCTGCGGCAGGTGAACCGCCGGGCCTTGGAGAGCCTGATCAAGGCGGGGGCTTTGAACTGCTTCGGCAAGCGCTCTCAGCTTTTGGCCGTGATCGACCGCATGATCGGCGTGAGCGTTCAGGCGCATCAGGCCCGAGACGTGGGGCAGCTGACCCTATTTGATCTGGGGGAGGCCGGGTTCAGCGACGCCTCGGTGCTGTACCCTCTCCCGGAGGTCGAGGAGGTCAGCCGACGAGATCTGCTGAATTGGGAGAAGGAGTTGGTGGGCGTGTACGTCTCCGCCCATCCGTTGCAGCAGCTGACGGTTGATCTCAGCGATGTGATCACGGCTTTCTGTGGGCAGGTCGGCGAGGAACTGAACGGACAGCGGGTGGTGCTGGCCGGGATGTGTGCGGATGTGCGGCGCATCACCACCAAAAAGGGCGATCCCATGGCGTTCGTGCAGCTCGAGGACCTGCACGGCTCGTGTGAGGTGGTGGTGTTCCCCCGGGTGTATGAGGAAGCCCAGGATCTGTTGGTGGAGGACAGGCTGATCCTGGTGCGGGGCCGGGTGGAGGTGCGGGACACCAAGACCAACGTGATCGCCGATGAGATCACGAACTACATCGAGCGGGCGCGTCCGGTGTCGGAGGAAGAGGAAGGGACGGGCGATGTGGCGCCTCGCGGCGTCACTCACATGGCTCGCGAGGGGAACGGCAACGGGATGTGGTCGCCTGCGGACGCGTTCATCGACGCCCCGCCGGACGAGGAGGGGCCTATGCCCTGGTTGGAGGAGCCGCCCGCCTGGCTGCATGCGGTGGAACCCACGTCGCCGCCCGCACAGGATGCTCCCAAGGCCATCTACATCACCCTGCAGCGGACTCAGGATCTGGAGGAGGATAAGCGCCGGTTGCATCGGGTGGTGCAGTGCCTGCGGGATCATCCTGGCACGGATCGGTTCTTCATCGAGGTGGAGGGACGTGAGGGGCGGTATCGGCTCTCCTTCCCTAACGATACCACCCGCCACTGTCCGGAGTTGATCCGGGCGTTGGAGGAGCTGGTGGGGGCAGACCGGGTGCGTGTGGAGCCGTTGTCCCTGGGGATGGAGCGCCCGGTGCGCTCGGCCGCTTAGAGCGTATCTGAGAATTTAACCGGTCCCGGCCCTTTCCGCAGGGATCTGGGCTGAGGTTGGGCAGGTCGAAGTCTGAGAGATCCGTGGGGCTGGCTTTCGTGCCGGCCCTTTTCATTATCCTGGGGATGGCCGTCGTCGGTAGGACAACCAGAGCTGTAACCCGTTGGCCACATAGTGTGCCGTCAGCGGGGCCAGCAGGCTGCCTCGAGCCCGGAAAAGCCACGCGAAGAGCAGCCCGGCCAGCGTGGTGACGATCACGGCCAGTTTCCCCTGTGGCAGGTGGACGACGCCAAAGCAGAGGGCCAGGACGATCGCCAGCGGCCAGAAGGGGAGCGGTGGGGATAATCCTCCCAGGAGCAGTGACCGGAAGAGGATCTCCTCGGTGGCCACGGCCAGGAAGAGGGCCAACAGCACTGCCGGCCATTCGCCCGGGGTGCGGGGGGTGATGTTCCGCATGATGAATGCGTCGTACAGGCGGTTGCCCCAGCGTTGGATCACCCATTGGGTGCCCCAGTAGATGGCGAGGGCCAAGACCCCGCCGACGCACACTCCCCACACGAGATCGTTCAGGGGGGCATTCGGAGCCCATCCCAGGCGCTCATACGGCAACCCGCTGAACGCTCCCAGGGCCAAGGCCACGATCAACAGGACGCCACGCAGCAAGTTCTCCGCAGGCAGCAGGAGCAGGTTGCGGTCAGGGCGCCATTGCCGGAGGAGCCGGGCGGTGCGCAGCGCGCCGAAGATGACCAGCGCCAGCAGCCCCAGAGAGCCCAGCAGGAACAGTGCGTATCCCGGAGTCACGCCTGCCCCTGTTTATCGTGGTTCGATGGTGTACCGGTATGGGGCGACCTCTGTGGTGACGGGCGCCATGGCGCTGATGACCAGCACGGCCGACTTGCCGTTGCGCCCGAGCCCGTCGATGGCGACGGCTCCCGTCCCGTCCGGGCCGATCTCCATGCGTCGCACTTCCACGCCGCGGCGTCCCCCCTCGATGATCTGGATCAGCCAGCGCTGATAGAGCAGATTGTCCGTGCGGATCCAGCCCTCGCTGACCCAGCCGCCGTCGTCCGTCTCGAAGTCCGCGCTGTACCCGATCTCGGGAATGGACACATCGTCGATGAAGAGGCCGGGATAGTTGACCGCGTCATCGGTGATGTACTCCAGGCGCACCAGCACCTTCTGACCCGTGTATGGGGTGAGATCGATCTCCTCCAGCACCCATTTGGGAGTGTCCCCGCCTCCGCTCTTCCCCGTGTAACCGTGTCCGAAGGAGTTGCCGGTGGGGTTCTCGTCCGTGGTGTACTTGCCCTTCAGGATCGTCCACGTCTTGCCGCCGTCTGTGGAGACCTCCACGTACGCAAAGTCGTACTTGTCCTCCAGGTCGTACCACATCCACATCTTCAGCGTCGCCTGATCCACCCCGGACAGGTCGAACTCTCGGGTGAGCCGGGTGTCGCTGTCATCCGCCCGATTCGCCCACCAGGTGAAGCGTCCGCTGTGGGCCTCCATATCGGCCAGGCGCACCGTCGACGCGCCCTGGAAGCGCACCACGACGTCTCCCCGTCCCTGGAGGA
The genomic region above belongs to Chloroflexota bacterium and contains:
- a CDS encoding CPBP family intramembrane metalloprotease, encoding MTPGYALFLLGSLGLLALVIFGALRTARLLRQWRPDRNLLLLPAENLLRGVLLIVALALGAFSGLPYERLGWAPNAPLNDLVWGVCVGGVLALAIYWGTQWVIQRWGNRLYDAFIMRNITPRTPGEWPAVLLALFLAVATEEILFRSLLLGGLSPPLPFWPLAIVLALCFGVVHLPQGKLAVIVTTLAGLLFAWLFRARGSLLAPLTAHYVANGLQLWLSYRRRPSPG
- a CDS encoding DNA polymerase III subunit alpha: MASDFVHLHVHSEFSLLDGLSRIPELVQRAKELDMPALALTDHGTMYATIQFYRACKGAGIRPLIGVEAYLAERRMEDRDPQIDSKRYHLLLLAQNQTGYQNLLKICSAAQLRGFYYKPRIDREFLAEHSEGLICTSGCAAGEIPRLLEEGREEEAIRRLSWYRDVFGPDRFFLELQDHDIPWLHELNGKLLEFSRKFDLKLVATNDVHYVYADQWQAHDVLLCIQTGSLVNDQERMRMSDNSYYLRSAEEMAQIFRHVPEALKNTRLIAEMCEVDLDPKGYHLPIFDVPEGFTAESYLRHLVEEGIRRRYGERADDPEVQARKEHELKIIHQMGFDTYFLIVWDLCRAARERGIWWNVRGSGAGSIVAYAIGITNLDPLAHNLIFERFLNPGRVSMPDIDLDFPDDRRAEMLEYTVQKYGQENVAQIITFGTMGARAAVRDVGRALDIPLPEVDNVAKLIPSIPGKPITIKEALEQVPDLRQIYEEVDYLRELLDTAMQLEGVARHASTHAAGVIISDRPLVEYCPLHRPTKGDDEGGIGVVTQWDMGICESMGLLKVDFLGLSTLTIMRKACELIKERHGVEFDLTNIPVEDEEAYKLLARGEVAGIFQVEGAGMRRVLMSMQPKKFEHIVATISLYRPGPMEYIDTYIRRMHGEEEVTYRHPKLEPILAETYGIIVYQEQIIRIASELAGYSPGEADMIRKAVGKKIKAKILEHREKFVKGAVERGIPQDVAEGIYDDIEYFARYGFNKAHAADYAVITCQTAYLKAHYPVEYMTALLTVERHNTDKIGFLVAECRRMGIEVLPPDVNHSDLDFVIEDRVDDQGRPNPAIRFGLGAIKNVGEGPVQVILEARRAGGPFTSLDDFCQRVDLRQVNRRALESLIKAGALNCFGKRSQLLAVIDRMIGVSVQAHQARDVGQLTLFDLGEAGFSDASVLYPLPEVEEVSRRDLLNWEKELVGVYVSAHPLQQLTVDLSDVITAFCGQVGEELNGQRVVLAGMCADVRRITTKKGDPMAFVQLEDLHGSCEVVVFPRVYEEAQDLLVEDRLILVRGRVEVRDTKTNVIADEITNYIERARPVSEEEEGTGDVAPRGVTHMAREGNGNGMWSPADAFIDAPPDEEGPMPWLEEPPAWLHAVEPTSPPAQDAPKAIYITLQRTQDLEEDKRRLHRVVQCLRDHPGTDRFFIEVEGREGRYRLSFPNDTTRHCPELIRALEELVGADRVRVEPLSLGMERPVRSAA